A genomic stretch from Cryomorphaceae bacterium includes:
- a CDS encoding UDP-N-acetylmuramate dehydrogenase: MEVLSNVSLRPYNTFGIDVSARWFANVKSDEELRALLTDTSFESSLRLILGGGSNLLFTRPVNGLVVKMDFMGRHIVAEDENHAVIEAGAGENWHELVRWSISQKLGGLENLSLIPGNVGASPMQNIGAYGVEIKDCFHSLDAIELASGDLRTFTAAECAFAYRESVFKRALRDQYAIVRVRYTLSKKPTFNISYGAIEQELEKMGVQELTLDAVSQAVINIRQSKLPDPKVLGNAGSFFKNPVVSESDFERIKAEHPDAPHYPAPGGVKLAAGWLIEQCGWKGKRVGNCGMHQKQALVLVNYGGASGEELHAHALRVQQSVLDKFGVKMEQEVNLV, translated from the coding sequence CAAATGTAAAGAGCGACGAAGAACTGCGCGCATTGCTGACAGATACGAGCTTTGAAAGTAGCCTGCGACTCATCCTGGGAGGGGGCAGCAACCTGCTGTTCACACGTCCGGTAAACGGGCTGGTGGTGAAAATGGATTTTATGGGTCGGCACATTGTGGCAGAGGATGAAAACCACGCAGTAATCGAAGCCGGAGCCGGAGAAAACTGGCATGAGCTGGTGCGATGGAGCATCAGCCAAAAGTTGGGTGGATTGGAAAATCTCTCGCTCATACCCGGTAATGTGGGTGCCAGCCCCATGCAGAACATAGGTGCCTATGGCGTTGAGATTAAGGATTGCTTCCATTCATTGGATGCCATTGAACTGGCAAGCGGAGATCTGCGCACGTTTACCGCTGCGGAATGCGCATTTGCCTACCGCGAAAGTGTGTTTAAGCGGGCCCTGCGCGATCAATACGCCATTGTGCGGGTGCGTTACACCTTAAGCAAAAAGCCCACATTCAACATCAGCTACGGCGCCATTGAGCAGGAACTCGAAAAAATGGGCGTACAAGAACTTACACTGGATGCCGTAAGTCAGGCCGTCATCAACATCCGCCAGAGTAAACTCCCCGACCCCAAAGTGCTGGGCAATGCGGGCAGTTTTTTCAAAAACCCCGTTGTATCAGAGAGCGATTTTGAGCGCATCAAAGCAGAGCACCCCGATGCCCCCCACTACCCTGCTCCGGGCGGTGTAAAACTTGCAGCAGGCTGGTTGATAGAACAATGCGGCTGGAAGGGCAAACGAGTAGGCAACTGCGGCATGCACCAAAAGCAAGCACTTGTTCTGGTAAACTATGGCGGAGCGAGCGGTGAAGAGCTTCACGCACACGCACTTCGGGTGCAGCAATCTGTGCTGGACAAGTTTGGTGTAAAGATGGAGCAGGAAGTGAATTTGGTTTGA
- a CDS encoding PorT family protein, producing MPRKATLTQKMLATQVLKYLCVVEYVQLRAVNKRITLRTLFCMAALVLATSGYAQKLKVHLQGGIHASQVNTDNDSISTVGMLGGYNLGMDLRVGASGSWIYFQPGAHFYQARMRVNELNDLTDLSNYTDAELQVSQLKVPLNFGFYVTGTDGLLRVRASAGLVTSVVLDQSDDLRLSKAATEFSTFGVGVNAGLGIDFTVLTLDLRYEHGSTRMYQGGNANMNFISLTAGFVIPPSL from the coding sequence ATGCCTCGTAAAGCAACGCTAACCCAAAAAATGCTGGCAACTCAAGTTTTAAAGTATCTTTGTGTTGTTGAGTACGTACAACTCAGAGCTGTGAACAAACGAATTACACTCCGAACCTTGTTCTGTATGGCGGCACTGGTCCTCGCCACGAGCGGCTATGCGCAAAAACTCAAGGTTCATTTACAGGGTGGCATACACGCTTCGCAGGTCAATACCGACAACGACAGCATTTCTACGGTGGGGATGCTGGGCGGGTACAATCTCGGTATGGATTTGAGAGTGGGTGCCTCAGGCAGCTGGATTTACTTTCAGCCCGGAGCCCATTTTTACCAGGCGCGCATGCGTGTAAATGAGCTCAACGACCTCACCGACCTAAGCAACTACACCGATGCCGAACTGCAGGTAAGTCAACTTAAAGTACCCCTAAACTTTGGGTTCTATGTTACCGGTACGGATGGCCTGTTGCGTGTGCGTGCCAGTGCAGGCCTTGTAACCTCTGTGGTGCTTGACCAAAGTGATGATTTGCGCCTGAGCAAGGCGGCTACCGAGTTCTCCACTTTTGGCGTGGGTGTAAATGCCGGACTGGGCATTGACTTCACGGTACTTACCCTCGACCTTCGATACGAACACGGCTCAACCCGCATGTACCAGGGCGGAAATGCCAACATGAATTTCATTTCCCTTACCGCCGGCTTTGTTATTCCGCCCAGTCTTTAA